CATAATATCGGATTTAAATTAACAGATGCCAAGTATATCCTTATTCTTAACCCGGATACATTGGTTGTTGATGATAGTATTGAAAAAATGGTTGAATATTTAGAACAAAATAGTAAAGTTGGTATTGTTGGTCCTAAAATATTGAATCCCGATAGAAGTTTGCAATATACCGGAACTAAATATCCAAATAATATGAATTTATTGTTCGAAACTTTTTTTCTTGATAAGTTTTTCCCAAATAGTAAGTTATTCGGGAGACATAAGGGAATATACGATTCATATTCAGAAACAGCGCAAAAAGAATATTTACAAGGTTCCTGTCTAATGATGAAGAAACAAGTTTTAGCTGATATCGGTTTTTTTGATGAAATATATTTTATGTATTTCGAAGAAACAGATTTATGTTATCGTGCAAATAAAAAAGATTGGCAAATATGTCGTCTTGGTAATACTTCGATAGTACATTTTGGCGGTGGTGAAACAGGTTTTTACGATGAGTTCAGGATTTATCAGTACTATAAAAGTATGTTATTGTTTTACGAAAAACATTATAGCGGAGTGAGTATTTATATTTTAAAAAGCATATTATTTGTAAGGACCATAATAAGATTATTTTTATGGACTCCGGTAGGGTTTTTTCATAAAATTAAAAGAAGAGAATCAGTAAGTCGAACTAAAGGGTATCTAAAACTATTCTCGTTATTACTTAAGAGTTAAACAATGAGCAATGAATTTATATCAATTATTATACCCACATATAATAGAAAAGATTCTTTAGAACAATGTATCAATTCAATTGATAACCAAAACTTTTCAAAACAAGGTTTTGAACTAATAATAGTTGATGACGGCTCAAGTGAAGGGATATGTGAATTTATTAGTAATCTGTTAAAGAAGATGCCGTTTAAAAGTTCAGTTATCAGCAAGAAACATTTTGGACCTGCCTCTGCCCGAAATGCGGGTGTGGAAAAATCAGCAGGAACTATACTGGCTTTTACAGAGGACGATGTTATTTTAGATGAAAATTGGCTTACAAACGGAATTCGACATTTTAAAGAAAATGATATATCTGCAGTGGAAGGAGTAACGAAATATATTGGCACTGAAAAACCTATTAGAAAATATGAAAAACAATAT
This genomic interval from Elusimicrobiota bacterium contains the following:
- a CDS encoding glycosyltransferase family 2 protein, translating into MTPAELSINIVNYNNRQYLLDCLKSIYENIHRVKFSVLVIDNNSTDNSTNLIQNKYPLVKILKNEKNIGFAKAHNIGFKLTDAKYILILNPDTLVVDDSIEKMVEYLEQNSKVGIVGPKILNPDRSLQYTGTKYPNNMNLLFETFFLDKFFPNSKLFGRHKGIYDSYSETAQKEYLQGSCLMMKKQVLADIGFFDEIYFMYFEETDLCYRANKKDWQICRLGNTSIVHFGGGETGFYDEFRIYQYYKSMLLFYEKHYSGVSIYILKSILFVRTIIRLFLWTPVGFFHKIKRRESVSRTKGYLKLFSLLLKS